One window from the genome of Bdellovibrionales bacterium encodes:
- a CDS encoding mannose-1-phosphate guanyltransferase produces MNVMLLAAGEGTRLRPYTLIRPKPAIPFLNIPLASYPLAFLEDLKIDRLIVNTFHLPTKVVDLFIHMNHGARKLHFSHEITQILDTGGGLGAARDYFKPAEDLILMNSDEVILPTEKGVVAKAIELHQKNKALCTLLTMEHEGVGTKFGGVWLDSKDRVRGFGKTAPGAECVKAEHFIGIQILSGKIFDYLPNGTPANILYDAVTKGIQEGHLVQRYKVPCHWYETGNAQDFLKATASCLDILKSKTETYEQSHLRRALERFSQEAPVLETVGSATVLRTASTKIESGVTLKGFGVFGSQAQVLAGSNLENVVVADKIKVAANTAATDLIFLENN; encoded by the coding sequence ATGAATGTCATGCTCCTCGCAGCGGGTGAAGGCACCCGTCTGCGGCCATATACATTGATCCGGCCAAAACCGGCGATTCCTTTTCTGAATATTCCTCTTGCCTCTTATCCTCTGGCTTTTCTTGAAGACCTCAAAATCGACCGCCTCATCGTCAATACTTTCCACTTGCCCACAAAGGTCGTAGATCTTTTTATCCACATGAATCATGGCGCGAGAAAACTGCACTTCTCCCATGAAATTACTCAAATCCTAGATACTGGTGGCGGACTTGGGGCTGCTCGTGATTACTTTAAACCAGCTGAAGATCTGATCTTGATGAACTCTGATGAAGTGATTTTGCCGACCGAAAAAGGTGTTGTTGCAAAAGCTATTGAGCTTCATCAGAAAAATAAAGCTCTTTGCACTTTACTGACAATGGAACACGAAGGCGTCGGAACGAAGTTCGGCGGCGTGTGGCTTGATAGTAAAGACCGCGTTCGTGGTTTTGGTAAGACCGCGCCCGGTGCTGAGTGTGTGAAGGCCGAGCATTTTATCGGTATTCAAATTCTGTCAGGTAAGATCTTTGATTACCTGCCAAATGGAACTCCGGCCAACATCCTGTACGATGCGGTTACTAAGGGGATTCAAGAAGGACACCTTGTTCAACGCTACAAAGTTCCTTGTCACTGGTATGAAACCGGTAACGCCCAGGATTTTTTGAAGGCGACCGCCAGCTGCTTAGATATTTTGAAAAGCAAAACTGAAACCTACGAGCAAAGCCATCTTCGCCGTGCTTTAGAACGCTTTAGCCAAGAAGCCCCCGTGCTTGAAACCGTTGGCAGTGCCACAGTTTTAAGAACTGCCAGCACCAAGATTGAATCCGGAGTAACCTTGAAAGGCTTTGGCGTGTTTGGATCGCAAGCGCAAGTTCTTGCGGGTTCGAATCTTGAAAACGTCGTCGTAGCTGACAAAATAAAAGTGGCCGCCAATACGGCAGCCACTGATTTGATCTTCTTAGAAAATAATTAA
- a CDS encoding PBP1A family penicillin-binding protein, whose amino-acid sequence MLKKLIIAGVVLVIVGIAGVFALIHHVKAGLPQLITVKDYQPLLVSEVYDRKNKKIGELSREERRIVVPYEKMPKHLVQAFLAAEDDQFFQHGGINYQAILRATLANLRAGRTVQGGSTITQQVAKTLLLRDREKTFLRKIREAMLAQQMEENLKKEDILYLYLNQIYFGQGAYGVEVAAQTYYHKSVDQLTLAEMAILAGLPQAPARYSPVTNPLRAKERQTYVLHRMAEVGFVPKEEAEAAVKQPVKVYVRENYVQFAPSVVETVRQLLVAQLGEEQVLDKGLRIYTSIELDKQLAAQEAVVNGLKELDKRQGYRGALRQLDSKEEIEKFLVEGRKKLIAESTPVRIIMPDGKFDEITPESDGKKSSPNLPSYLKVGQAVEGLVEKVDDANGLVYVRVGDARGLIDFEDMIWARKPNTDKRWDIDTIKKPSEAVKAGDVILVKIKGEVFASSRLSNPSKNSKKPIVPGSLPEFGKFLAMDLDQEPIVEGSLISFDEQTQDVLAMVGGYSYARNEFNRALQAARQTGSSFKTIVYASALDKGYTPATPIMDSPIVFEESDPNKDDSEGQEDPKVWKPSNHSKSFGGDIIFRNALVKSLNIPSVKIVEDIGVPWASDYAKRLGIFSPLNPDFTLVLGTSSVTLYEMTKAFGQFARLGKRLRPVIVRQVLNQEGQKILDEVTLDTRFNKEITDLDKQFEDRRTALAEKVKNMTPEALAEDKKKRADYNFFFEDKDQLIKPQTAYVMTTLLKGVVEDKNGTGGRARSIGREVAGKTGTTNGYYDAWFIGYTPQIVTGVWVGFDKERSIGKGEVGGRAALPIWVDYMKAAHEGLPQTTFPVPDGIVFANIDSDSGKLATATTKNVLRQAFVEGTEPTAAGNKSEEATDFLKDDLAN is encoded by the coding sequence GTGTTGAAAAAGTTAATTATTGCCGGTGTCGTTCTAGTCATTGTCGGTATCGCAGGCGTCTTCGCTTTGATCCATCATGTAAAGGCGGGCCTTCCGCAACTCATCACCGTCAAAGATTACCAGCCACTTTTGGTCTCCGAAGTATACGACCGCAAAAATAAAAAAATCGGTGAGCTCTCTCGTGAAGAACGTCGTATTGTTGTTCCTTACGAAAAGATGCCGAAGCATTTGGTTCAAGCTTTCCTCGCAGCGGAAGATGATCAGTTCTTCCAGCACGGCGGGATCAACTACCAAGCGATCTTGCGCGCCACTCTTGCCAACCTTCGTGCCGGCCGCACGGTGCAAGGAGGATCGACGATCACTCAGCAGGTTGCAAAGACTTTGCTTCTTCGTGACCGCGAAAAAACATTCTTGAGAAAAATCCGCGAAGCCATGCTCGCTCAACAGATGGAAGAAAATCTCAAGAAAGAAGATATTCTTTATCTCTACCTGAATCAGATCTATTTCGGTCAAGGTGCGTACGGTGTTGAAGTGGCCGCGCAAACTTATTACCACAAATCTGTAGATCAACTGACACTTGCTGAAATGGCGATCCTTGCCGGCCTTCCTCAGGCTCCGGCCCGTTATTCTCCGGTAACAAATCCTCTTCGCGCGAAGGAACGTCAAACTTACGTACTTCACCGCATGGCAGAAGTAGGATTTGTTCCTAAAGAAGAAGCTGAAGCAGCCGTGAAGCAACCAGTGAAAGTCTATGTCCGTGAAAACTACGTACAGTTCGCTCCTTCCGTGGTGGAAACTGTTCGTCAGTTGCTTGTGGCTCAGTTAGGCGAAGAGCAAGTTTTGGATAAAGGTCTTCGCATCTACACAAGTATTGAACTTGATAAGCAATTAGCTGCTCAAGAGGCTGTCGTTAATGGCCTTAAAGAACTGGATAAGCGCCAAGGCTATCGCGGAGCTCTTAGACAATTGGACTCTAAAGAAGAGATCGAAAAGTTCCTAGTAGAAGGACGCAAGAAGCTCATCGCTGAATCGACTCCCGTGCGTATCATTATGCCGGACGGAAAATTTGATGAAATCACGCCGGAAAGCGATGGTAAAAAATCTTCTCCGAACTTGCCGTCGTATTTGAAAGTCGGCCAGGCTGTGGAAGGCCTTGTGGAAAAAGTCGATGATGCCAATGGCCTTGTCTATGTTCGCGTCGGTGATGCTCGCGGCTTGATTGATTTCGAAGATATGATCTGGGCACGTAAGCCTAATACGGATAAACGCTGGGACATTGATACGATTAAGAAACCGTCAGAAGCTGTTAAAGCCGGTGACGTAATTCTTGTGAAAATCAAGGGCGAAGTGTTCGCTTCTTCTCGCCTGAGCAATCCAAGCAAGAACAGTAAAAAGCCGATCGTACCTGGCAGCCTTCCAGAGTTTGGTAAGTTTCTCGCGATGGATTTGGATCAAGAGCCCATCGTAGAGGGCTCTTTGATCTCTTTCGACGAGCAAACTCAAGACGTTCTCGCCATGGTGGGTGGTTATAGCTACGCACGTAACGAATTTAACCGTGCACTTCAAGCGGCACGCCAAACAGGTTCTTCTTTTAAAACCATCGTTTATGCTTCGGCCCTCGATAAAGGCTACACTCCGGCGACTCCGATCATGGATTCTCCGATTGTATTTGAAGAATCTGATCCAAATAAAGACGATAGCGAAGGACAAGAGGATCCAAAGGTTTGGAAACCATCAAATCACTCGAAGAGCTTTGGCGGCGATATTATTTTCCGTAATGCGCTCGTGAAGTCTTTGAATATTCCTTCGGTTAAAATTGTTGAAGATATTGGTGTTCCTTGGGCCTCAGACTATGCAAAACGCTTGGGGATCTTTAGCCCGCTCAATCCTGACTTTACGTTGGTGCTCGGTACGAGTAGCGTGACTTTGTATGAAATGACAAAAGCCTTCGGCCAGTTTGCCCGCTTGGGTAAACGCCTCCGCCCAGTCATTGTCCGACAGGTTCTGAATCAAGAAGGTCAGAAAATTCTTGATGAAGTCACTCTCGACACCCGTTTCAATAAAGAGATAACCGATTTAGATAAACAGTTTGAAGATCGTCGCACAGCTTTGGCAGAAAAAGTGAAGAACATGACGCCGGAAGCTTTGGCTGAAGATAAGAAAAAACGCGCCGATTATAACTTCTTTTTTGAAGATAAAGATCAGTTGATCAAACCTCAAACGGCATACGTCATGACCACTCTTTTGAAAGGCGTTGTTGAAGACAAAAACGGGACCGGTGGCCGCGCTCGTTCTATCGGCCGCGAAGTTGCCGGTAAAACTGGAACAACGAATGGATATTACGATGCTTGGTTTATCGGTTACACTCCTCAAATCGTCACTGGAGTGTGGGTTGGTTTTGATAAAGAGCGTAGTATCGGTAAAGGTGAGGTCGGCGGACGGGCTGCTTTGCCAATCTGGGTGGATTATATGAAAGCCGCCCACGAAGGTTTGCCACAAACAACCTTCCCAGTGCCAGACGGAATCGTGTTTGCGAATATCGATAGTGATTCAGGAAAACTCGCAACAGCCACGACGAAGAATGTTTTAAGACAGGCCTTCGTTGAAGGCACTGAGCCGACAGCGGCGGGCAATAAGTCCGAAGAAGCCACGGACTTCCTGAAAGACGACTTAGCAAACTAA
- a CDS encoding phosphotransferase, with product MNSMEEFIQNFLKQSLKSDDFKVYSLAGDASNRRYYRVVLNHQSWVLMRWEPFDPDNYPFLSVLKHFAKSGVHVPEVVAMTPADGLVLLEDLGDLTLERKFWESQTQEASLDFYKMAVDEIVKIHHKATATPGPCTAFNIKFDTEKFLWEMNYGKDNLISGILKFQWSDKTANEIQRIFTDICSKLDREPKKIAHRDYHSRNLMIKLDEMKVIDFQDARLGPIQYDLVSLFKDSYVNMNDEMTKTLMEYYLESSREFLPKDFSRDHFNEIYELQSIQRCFKACGSFASFYHLREDKRYLKYLSGTLRRVLKSLTEFPDYKPFADVLIDSGALERKYELL from the coding sequence ATGAATTCTATGGAAGAATTCATCCAAAACTTTTTAAAACAATCTCTTAAAAGTGATGACTTCAAAGTTTACTCGTTAGCTGGTGATGCTTCAAATCGCCGTTATTATCGTGTGGTTTTGAATCACCAATCTTGGGTTCTCATGCGTTGGGAACCATTCGATCCAGACAACTATCCATTTCTGAGTGTTCTAAAACATTTTGCAAAATCTGGCGTTCACGTTCCTGAAGTTGTTGCGATGACTCCAGCGGACGGCCTTGTCTTGCTCGAAGATCTAGGTGACTTGACGCTCGAAAGAAAATTCTGGGAAAGCCAAACTCAAGAAGCTTCGTTAGATTTCTACAAAATGGCCGTCGATGAGATCGTAAAGATCCACCACAAAGCCACGGCGACTCCAGGACCCTGCACGGCTTTCAATATTAAATTCGATACTGAGAAGTTCCTTTGGGAAATGAACTACGGAAAAGACAATTTGATTTCCGGCATTCTTAAATTCCAATGGTCTGATAAGACAGCAAATGAAATCCAAAGAATTTTCACGGACATCTGCAGCAAGCTGGATCGCGAGCCTAAAAAGATCGCCCACCGCGATTATCACTCGCGCAACTTGATGATCAAACTTGATGAGATGAAAGTGATCGATTTCCAAGATGCACGTCTGGGGCCGATTCAGTATGACCTCGTCAGCTTGTTCAAAGACTCTTATGTGAACATGAACGACGAGATGACAAAAACTCTAATGGAATATTACTTAGAAAGCTCCCGCGAGTTTTTGCCAAAAGATTTCTCACGCGATCATTTTAATGAAATCTATGAACTGCAAAGTATTCAGCGCTGTTTTAAAGCCTGCGGAAGCTTCGCGAGCTTCTATCATCTTCGTGAAGACAAGCGCTACTTAAAATATCTATCGGGTACTCTGAGAAGAGTTCTCAAAAGTTTAACTGAGTTTCCTGACTACAAACCATTTGCTGACGTACTTATCGATTCGGGAGCCTTGGAGAGAAAGTACGAGCTTTTATGA
- the uvrA gene encoding excinuclease ABC subunit UvrA: MKEIHLWGVKQNNLKNIEVKIPVGQLTVVCGPSGSGKSSLAFETLFAEGQRRFIESMSNYARQFLNKAPKPDIEGINNIPPAISIEQKNTVKSSRSTVGTTTEVIDYLRLFYEKVGTPYCPTHKVPCEKESVTEATDKVIKFFNSKRGYILVEITTDGRVAEGKKLHSLLLQDGYLRIYVPKGGDKVEAKPAKGKAKKAAVTKAAPKKKAPEATLAEPASTILKEEMGDIIEISEPAAIKKGLPKDRFFLVIDRMSFKEDEKGRIADSLTNAYEASIKYNTNVISRRATILTTDGEKMQVSEEASCPICNYTPPPTTSALFSFNSPIGACPTCKGFGNILDVDEKKVVPNPNLSLAAGALHPFTMPSAAHERRQLMAYTKKAKIDPHTPWKDLPKAQKEKIWDGDGDFFGVKGLFEYLDQIKYKMHVRVFIARYRSPFLCPECHGARLRKEALNVFIDGTNIEDLSSKTIEDLCAFFKKLELSQTQIEVSGEVLKQIRARLDFLVRVGVHYLTMNRETRTLSGGEYQRLILANQLGMGLSQTLYVLDEPTVGLHPRDNDRLIEILKDLKELGNTLVIVEHDHDVIKNSENIIEMGPGSGYLGGEVVYSGPTKKFYDSTKSVTVPYLMPSKDFQALRTARPVDLSNYKFKIELKGAKGHNLKDLDVVFPLNRLVVITGVSGSGKSTLVTKTLYPALARALDIEYLPVQEYKKVEGVENIKNVLLIDQSAIGKSARSSPITYLKAFDLIRNIMASTEEAKVRGYTPGTFSLNVDGGRCPACKGTGYEEIDMQFMDNVIIPCDVCDGKKYRPEILEVQYKGKNVHEILSMTVQEAMGFFVAHPNIRKPLSVLKEVGLDYLQIGQPANSLSGGESQRLKIAKELSNVNQKATLYILDEPTTGLHFREVDMLMKVLNKLIEAGGSVIVVEHNQDVIRGADYIIDMGPEAGKKGGNVVAHGTPQDVMAEKKSLTGQYLKRYIAEHSGKEESRKK, translated from the coding sequence ATGAAGGAAATCCATCTTTGGGGGGTTAAACAAAATAACCTGAAGAACATTGAGGTCAAAATTCCGGTGGGGCAACTCACGGTGGTTTGCGGTCCTTCGGGTTCAGGGAAAAGCTCCCTGGCGTTTGAAACTCTCTTTGCCGAAGGGCAACGCCGCTTTATCGAAAGTATGTCTAACTACGCGCGCCAGTTCTTGAACAAAGCGCCAAAGCCGGACATTGAAGGCATCAATAATATTCCTCCGGCCATTTCGATTGAGCAAAAAAATACTGTGAAAAGCAGCCGCTCCACTGTGGGTACTACCACAGAGGTGATCGACTACTTGCGCTTGTTCTATGAAAAAGTCGGCACACCTTACTGCCCCACTCACAAAGTTCCTTGTGAAAAGGAAAGCGTTACTGAAGCGACTGACAAAGTAATTAAGTTCTTTAATAGCAAACGCGGTTACATCTTGGTAGAAATCACCACCGATGGGCGCGTTGCCGAAGGCAAGAAGCTGCACTCTTTGCTTTTGCAAGACGGTTACTTGCGCATCTATGTTCCTAAAGGTGGCGACAAAGTTGAAGCCAAGCCTGCAAAAGGCAAAGCCAAAAAAGCAGCCGTTACAAAAGCCGCACCTAAGAAAAAAGCTCCTGAAGCGACTCTTGCAGAACCTGCTTCGACGATCCTGAAAGAGGAAATGGGTGACATCATTGAGATCAGCGAGCCGGCAGCCATTAAAAAAGGCCTGCCGAAGGATCGCTTCTTCCTCGTGATTGACCGTATGTCTTTCAAAGAGGATGAAAAAGGCCGTATCGCCGATTCTTTGACGAACGCTTACGAAGCTAGCATCAAGTACAATACAAACGTGATTTCCCGCCGCGCGACGATCTTAACGACCGACGGAGAAAAAATGCAGGTCAGCGAAGAGGCTTCCTGCCCGATTTGTAATTACACTCCTCCGCCGACAACTTCGGCCTTGTTCAGCTTCAATAGCCCGATCGGCGCATGTCCTACTTGCAAAGGCTTCGGAAATATCTTGGATGTTGATGAAAAGAAAGTGGTTCCAAATCCAAACTTGAGTTTGGCGGCGGGCGCTCTTCATCCTTTCACAATGCCGAGTGCAGCTCACGAACGTCGTCAGTTGATGGCTTATACGAAGAAAGCTAAAATTGATCCGCACACTCCGTGGAAAGATCTGCCGAAAGCTCAGAAGGAAAAAATCTGGGATGGCGATGGTGACTTCTTCGGCGTGAAAGGTCTTTTCGAATACCTTGATCAAATTAAATACAAAATGCACGTGCGTGTATTCATCGCTCGTTACCGTAGCCCGTTCTTGTGTCCTGAGTGTCACGGAGCCCGTCTGCGTAAAGAGGCTTTGAATGTGTTCATCGATGGAACCAATATCGAAGATCTTTCTAGCAAAACAATTGAAGATCTTTGTGCGTTCTTTAAAAAGCTCGAGTTGTCTCAGACGCAAATCGAAGTTTCAGGCGAAGTCTTGAAGCAAATCCGTGCGCGATTGGACTTCCTCGTGCGTGTGGGCGTGCATTACCTTACAATGAATCGTGAGACGCGGACTTTATCGGGTGGTGAGTATCAACGTTTGATCCTCGCGAATCAGCTCGGTATGGGTTTGTCACAGACTCTTTACGTCCTAGATGAACCAACGGTTGGTTTGCATCCACGCGACAATGACCGCTTGATTGAGATCCTGAAAGACCTCAAAGAACTCGGCAATACTCTGGTGATTGTTGAGCATGATCACGATGTGATTAAAAACAGCGAAAACATTATCGAGATGGGTCCTGGATCTGGATATCTCGGTGGAGAAGTCGTTTACTCCGGTCCGACGAAGAAATTCTACGACAGCACCAAGTCCGTGACTGTTCCTTACTTGATGCCTTCAAAAGATTTCCAGGCGCTGCGTACAGCTCGTCCTGTGGATCTTTCTAACTATAAATTTAAAATCGAGTTAAAGGGTGCTAAAGGCCATAACTTGAAAGACCTTGATGTTGTTTTCCCGTTGAATCGTCTTGTGGTTATTACCGGCGTCAGCGGTTCTGGCAAATCAACTCTGGTCACGAAGACTTTGTACCCGGCGCTCGCAAGAGCTTTGGATATCGAATATCTTCCAGTTCAAGAATACAAAAAAGTCGAAGGTGTTGAGAACATTAAGAACGTTCTTTTGATCGACCAGTCTGCGATCGGTAAATCCGCACGTAGCTCGCCGATTACTTACCTGAAAGCTTTTGATCTTATCCGCAATATCATGGCATCGACTGAAGAAGCGAAAGTTCGTGGCTACACACCCGGCACGTTCAGCTTGAACGTCGATGGCGGCCGCTGTCCTGCTTGTAAAGGAACCGGTTACGAAGAAATCGACATGCAGTTCATGGATAACGTGATTATCCCTTGCGATGTCTGCGACGGAAAGAAATACCGCCCTGAAATTCTTGAAGTGCAGTACAAGGGCAAAAACGTTCACGAGATTCTGTCGATGACCGTGCAAGAAGCGATGGGCTTCTTCGTGGCTCATCCGAATATTCGTAAACCATTGAGCGTTCTTAAAGAAGTCGGCCTCGACTACTTGCAGATCGGTCAGCCAGCAAACAGCTTGAGCGGTGGTGAATCGCAGCGTTTGAAAATCGCCAAAGAGCTTTCAAACGTAAATCAAAAGGCAACTTTGTACATCCTTGATGAACCGACAACAGGTCTTCACTTCCGTGAAGTGGACATGCTGATGAAGGTTTTAAATAAACTCATTGAAGCTGGCGGCAGCGTGATCGTGGTTGAACACAACCAGGACGTGATCCGCGGAGCTGATTACATCATCGATATGGGCCCAGAGGCCGGCAAAAAAGGCGGCAATGTTGTCGCTCACGGAACTCCACAAGACGTGATGGCTGAAAAGAAAAGCCTCACAGGCCAATATCTGAAGCGTTACATCGCTGAACACAGCGGCAAAGAAGAAAGCCGAAAGAAGTAG
- a CDS encoding ABC transporter ATP-binding protein translates to MKSEISRILEEAKPYKKTLIIVALTGIAYAICSGTTLAQLQYLVDALTAKNIDGAVNIGFKILGLAVIVAVSRYFHIFLMNYVAECITQNIRQRLQQKFMHLSLSFHNTYSSGSGGLISRILNDVKVIQDGLRMIADIFSSPLLMLVLFFNLFRTNWQLTLCLLVVVPIIGIFQKNISRSLRKYLPLGQETLEKMTSTIKESLDGVRVIQSFNLEKTMATKLVNESQDYLSIRKKIHARVEAMGPVSELIATLLILGVLLYISTEIGSGRATMGSFITYVASLIGLNMPLKKFQESYVRIQEVIVSAQRVYAIVDNPNIVRESEKNLPFPKDWKQIVYKDVSFAYGKDLILKNVNLTINRGEQVALVGESGSGKSTIVNLLERFFDATSGEILVDGTNILDFNLQALRKNVALVNQDVFLFSDSIERNIQAGDFERSLNDVPAMAKMANANDFIMRMPHGYQSLVGDRGNLLSGGEKQRISIARALFKDAPILILDEATSALDTASEIEVQKGLDHLMEGRTALIIAHRLSTIQNADKIVVLKSGQIAEIGSHQQLLDSKGEYFRFYSLQHRI, encoded by the coding sequence ATGAAGTCTGAAATCTCGCGCATCTTAGAAGAAGCAAAGCCGTATAAGAAAACCCTGATCATTGTCGCCCTGACTGGTATCGCTTATGCGATCTGCTCAGGGACCACCCTTGCACAGCTGCAATATCTCGTTGATGCCCTCACCGCGAAAAATATCGATGGAGCAGTGAACATCGGCTTCAAGATCTTAGGATTAGCCGTCATCGTCGCCGTCAGTCGATATTTTCATATCTTCCTGATGAACTACGTCGCTGAGTGCATTACCCAAAATATCCGTCAGCGCTTGCAACAGAAATTTATGCATTTGAGTTTGTCTTTTCACAATACTTATTCTTCTGGTTCAGGCGGGTTGATTTCGCGCATTCTAAATGACGTTAAAGTGATTCAAGACGGCCTACGCATGATTGCAGATATCTTTAGCTCTCCGCTACTGATGCTGGTTCTATTCTTCAATTTATTCCGTACCAACTGGCAGCTGACTCTTTGCTTGCTGGTTGTTGTCCCTATTATCGGTATTTTTCAGAAAAATATTTCCCGCAGCCTACGTAAGTATTTACCTCTTGGCCAGGAAACGCTTGAGAAGATGACTTCGACAATTAAAGAGTCTCTGGACGGAGTTCGAGTCATCCAATCTTTCAATCTTGAAAAAACCATGGCAACCAAGCTTGTAAATGAATCTCAAGATTACTTGTCGATTCGTAAGAAAATTCATGCTCGGGTAGAGGCTATGGGCCCGGTCTCAGAATTGATCGCGACATTACTAATTCTCGGTGTTCTCTTATATATTAGTACTGAAATCGGCAGTGGCCGAGCGACGATGGGTTCTTTCATTACTTATGTGGCTTCTTTGATCGGACTCAATATGCCACTTAAGAAATTCCAAGAAAGCTATGTTCGTATTCAAGAAGTGATTGTTTCCGCTCAGCGTGTCTATGCAATTGTCGACAATCCAAATATTGTAAGAGAAAGCGAAAAAAATCTGCCCTTCCCTAAGGACTGGAAACAGATTGTTTATAAAGACGTCTCTTTTGCCTATGGGAAGGATTTGATCCTTAAAAACGTGAACCTGACCATCAACCGCGGCGAACAAGTGGCTCTGGTCGGTGAAAGTGGTAGTGGTAAATCGACGATCGTGAACTTACTTGAGCGCTTCTTTGATGCGACCTCGGGCGAAATCCTGGTCGATGGCACCAATATTCTCGATTTCAACCTACAAGCTTTGCGCAAGAACGTGGCCCTCGTTAATCAAGACGTCTTCTTGTTTAGCGATTCTATCGAAAGAAACATTCAGGCTGGAGATTTTGAGCGCAGTTTAAACGACGTTCCTGCTATGGCTAAAATGGCCAACGCGAATGACTTTATTATGCGTATGCCTCACGGCTATCAAAGCTTGGTCGGTGATCGCGGGAACTTATTGTCCGGTGGTGAGAAACAAAGAATCAGTATTGCCCGTGCATTATTTAAAGATGCGCCCATTTTGATCCTCGATGAGGCAACAAGTGCCCTCGATACCGCCAGCGAGATTGAAGTTCAGAAAGGTCTAGATCATTTAATGGAGGGCCGCACGGCACTCATCATCGCTCACCGTCTATCGACCATTCAAAATGCGGACAAAATCGTTGTTCTCAAATCTGGACAGATTGCTGAAATCGGAAGCCATCAGCAACTTCTTGATTCCAAAGGAGAATACTTCCGCTTCTACAGTCTCCAGCACCGCATTTAG
- a CDS encoding sigma 54-interacting transcriptional regulator, whose amino-acid sequence MINWDEFEHIHVIRKLKQILGAWWNIDVIFTDERGQIKGFDHEKTQFNNPAVAQLMQKETAKSSIGEMVVKTIDDLRTSQNRYALKKWDMVGFDVGVFPILIENDFVGTVVATGFFREQTAAPRLEEIRERLAAFGMSADTIEKSLGKLKYLDDHDRTHFCEVCELVAQEIVTLHLEITSRENRIKELNKELGNRFKYDNMIGKSKPMQSLYALLDKIKGADSTVLVQGENGTGKELIAKSIHYNSNRKDKPFVIQNCSAFNDNLLESELFGHVRGSFTGALKDKKGLFEMADKGTFFLDEIGDTSPTMQVKLLRVLQEGTFTPVGATEQRKVDVRIVAATNRNLKEMVEQGTFREDLYYRLNVINIRVPPLRERKEDIPYLVDFFLGKISETSGGAKRLLTKRALEKLYDYAWPGNVRELQNEIERLVVLSGEETKLMAELLSPKVLESGDKNKVQGARLQGKLKDALEDLEREMIREGLRRTGWNKSKLAKELGISRAGLIMKVEKYGLDKRKIAR is encoded by the coding sequence ATGATCAATTGGGATGAGTTTGAACATATACATGTAATCAGAAAGTTGAAACAGATTCTTGGCGCTTGGTGGAATATCGACGTTATCTTTACTGATGAACGTGGCCAAATCAAAGGCTTTGATCACGAGAAAACTCAATTCAACAACCCAGCTGTTGCGCAATTGATGCAAAAAGAAACTGCTAAAAGCAGCATCGGCGAAATGGTTGTTAAAACGATCGACGATTTGAGAACTTCTCAAAACCGCTATGCACTTAAGAAGTGGGACATGGTCGGTTTCGATGTCGGAGTCTTCCCTATCTTGATTGAAAATGATTTCGTAGGGACAGTAGTCGCAACTGGCTTCTTCCGTGAGCAAACTGCAGCGCCTCGTCTAGAAGAAATTCGCGAGCGTTTGGCAGCTTTCGGCATGAGTGCAGACACTATCGAGAAATCTCTCGGCAAATTGAAGTACCTTGACGATCACGACCGTACACATTTCTGCGAAGTTTGCGAACTCGTTGCTCAAGAGATCGTAACTCTTCACTTGGAAATCACGTCTCGTGAAAACAGAATCAAAGAACTCAATAAAGAACTTGGTAACAGATTTAAATACGACAACATGATCGGTAAATCTAAGCCAATGCAATCTTTGTACGCTCTTCTTGATAAAATTAAAGGTGCTGATTCTACAGTGCTTGTTCAAGGGGAAAACGGTACTGGTAAAGAGTTGATTGCGAAATCAATCCACTACAACTCCAACCGTAAAGATAAACCGTTCGTTATCCAGAACTGTTCTGCGTTCAATGACAATCTCTTGGAATCAGAACTCTTCGGTCACGTCCGCGGTTCTTTCACTGGCGCTTTGAAAGATAAAAAAGGTCTTTTCGAAATGGCAGATAAAGGCACATTCTTCCTGGATGAAATCGGTGATACTTCACCAACTATGCAAGTAAAACTTCTTCGCGTATTGCAAGAAGGCACTTTCACTCCAGTAGGTGCGACTGAGCAACGTAAAGTGGACGTACGTATCGTTGCCGCTACAAACAGAAACCTCAAAGAGATGGTTGAGCAAGGGACGTTCCGTGAAGACTTGTACTATCGCTTGAACGTTATCAACATCCGCGTTCCACCTCTCCGTGAAAGAAAAGAAGATATCCCATACTTGGTGGATTTCTTCTTGGGTAAAATCTCCGAAACTTCTGGTGGCGCTAAACGTCTGCTAACTAAGCGTGCTCTTGAAAAACTCTATGACTACGCTTGGCCAGGTAACGTTCGTGAATTGCAAAATGAAATTGAAAGATTGGTTGTATTGTCTGGCGAAGAAACAAAGTTGATGGCTGAATTGTTGTCACCAAAGGTTCTTGAGTCGGGCGATAAGAACAAAGTTCAAGGGGCTCGCCTCCAAGGTAAGTTGAAAGACGCTTTGGAAGACCTCGAACGCGAAATGATTCGCGAGGGCTTGCGCCGCACTGGCTGGAACAAGTCTAAATTGGCAAAAGAGCTGGGTATCAGCCGTGCCGGTTTGATCATGAAAGTTGAAAAATACGGTCTCGATAAGCGTAAAATTGCGCGCTAA